The following proteins are co-located in the Vigna angularis cultivar LongXiaoDou No.4 chromosome 2, ASM1680809v1, whole genome shotgun sequence genome:
- the LOC108323293 gene encoding N-acetylglucosaminyl-phosphatidylinositol biosynthetic protein gpi1 isoform X1 → MKRHCRLWWPKELISNQESSPSILFGWFVTCSPSSFDVIVAFTYSEGLLSSSSTSIEGIIHDACGRMPSFLEDKSKFSVLGLSVTDPTASNSLMNEMEYDKKKLSEYGNALEEGSTDTKNYCRSCRCFQLDCSLRKSRQYVLGKSNWVLLTFDSPEHSDLGLQRLPNLDHIHWNGQILSQYDVHVIIYETPAFGAHHFSLCHLSSSNEQAKVSVKHPKWVEKLHDKQQFIDLDTVILAINCTAAAKRTFETHLVPRSSSRLSIFPVLVVIGHLFSKFLASFSTMLYIVLQFFQTHFNNESEPWMYVTSANVFKKTAWINMQIRCQILYWPIVLQKNALRSESCVEYVEKAAMHRHSMWSTLVVDILLGNLVGWTFLYHREPVCLSVLNFMHGFSTFLRSGCVWLMGNPAGFKLNAELAGVLGMVSLNAVQIWSTLWIFVGFVFNYIIQGLSVLGILCGFTVPAALIIDMIALATLHVSTLHWFISLIYSSQIQALAALWRLFRGRKWNPLRRRLDSFDYTVKQHIVGSLLFTPLLLLLPTTSVFYIFFSIVDTTINLICLLIEVSISIIHTTPYTKIFLWLVRRGRFPSGIWLEIIGCQSNSTVSAPSIDFTDEMTLPKDFNREKSSILVSVLHSNYLSIGKVILPHYKTVFLGVSGSSISTVAYGILIGQRIPSMRGTLQPSPTPWTSMPYKEYWRLCHDSLIACFR, encoded by the exons ATGAAAAGACATTGTAGGCTTTGGTGGCCAAAGGAACTTATATCAAACCAAGAATCATCCCCTAGTATTTTGTTTGGGTGGTTTGTCACCTGTTCACCATCATCCTTTGATGTGATTGTAGCCTTTACTTACAGTGAAGGCTTGCTTTCTAGTTCTAGTACTAGCATTGAG GGGATCATTCATGATGCATGTGGGAGAATGCCTTCATTTCTTGAGGATAAGTCCAAGTTCTCTGTACTTGGCCTGTCTGTCACTGACCCTACTGCTAGTAATAGTTTGATGAATGAGATGGAGTATGACAAAAAGAAGTTATCTGAGTATGGCAATGCATTGGAAGAGGGAAGTACAGATACAAAGAATTACTGTAGGAGTTGCCGTTGCTTCCAGTTAGATTGTTCATTGAGGAAAAGTAGACAATATGTTCTTGGAAAAAGTAACTGGGTCCTGCTCACATTTGATTCTCCTGAGCATAGTGATCTAGGACTGCAAAGGCTTCCGAATCTGGACCACATTCATTGGAATGGGCAAATTCTGTCACAATATGATGTTCAC GTCATAATTTATGAAACACCTGCTTTTGGTGCTCATCATTTCTCATTATGTCATTTGAGTTCGTCGAATGAGCAAGCTAAAGTTTCTGTTAAACATCCTAAGTGGGTCGAGAAGCTTCATGATAAGCAGCAATTCATTGATTTG GATACAGTTATTCTGGCAATTAATTGCACAGCTGCTGCTAAAAGAACTTTTGAGACACACCTGGTCCCAAGATCCTCAAGCCGGCTCTCGATATTTCCTGT GCTTGTTGTCATAGGGCATCTGTTTTCCAAGTTTTTGGCTTCGTTCTCCACCATGCTTTATATTGTTCTCCAGTTTTTCCAAACGCATTTTAATAATGAATCCGAACCGTGGATGTATGTGACATCAGCAAATGTATTCAAGAAAACTGCTTGGATAAATATGCAAATCCGCTGTCAGATATTATATTGGCCAATCGTTCTTCAGAAGAATGCCCTCag GTCTGAGTCATGTGTTGAATATGTAGAGAAAGCTGCAATGCATAGGCATTCTATGTGGTCAACTTTGGTTGTTGATATTCTCCTTGGAAACTTGGTTGGCTGGACATTTTTATATCACAGAGAACCAGTTTGCCTTTCAGTTTTGAATTTCATGCATGGATTTTCAACGTTTTTGCGCTCTGGATGTGTGTGGTTAATGGGAAACCCTGCAGGATTCAAATTGAATGCTGAGCTGGCTGGAGTACTTGGCATGGTTTCTTTGAATGCAGTCCAGATATGGTCAACACTCTGGATCTTTGTGGGTTTCgtctttaattatattattcaagGGCTTTCTGTTTTAGGAATCCTTTGTGGATTTACTGTACCTGCCGCTTTGATCATAGACATGATTGCTCTTGCAACTCTTCATGTTTCAACTCTACATTGGTTCATTTCACTTATATATTCATCACAGATACAGGCATTGGCAGCCTTGTGGCGGCTTTTCAG GGGTCGAAAATGGAATCCTCTGAGGCGGAGGTTGGATAGCTTTGATTATACAGTGAAGCAACATATTGTTGGATCTCTATTATTTACGCCACTTTTACTTCTTTTACCAACTACTTCCGTTTTCTATATATTCTTTAGTATCGTGGACACAACCATTAACCTTATCTGTCTACTGATTGAAGTATCTATTTCGATTATTCATACTACCCCTTATACTAAGATATTTCTTTGGTTGGTGAGGCGAGGAAGATTCCCTTCTGGAATATGGCTTGAAATTATCGGTTGTCAGAGTAATAGTACCGTTTCTGCACCAAGTATTGATTTTACGGATGAAATGACCTTACCCAAGGATTTCAATAGAGAAAAATCTAGTATTCTAGTTTCAGTTCTCCACAGCAACTACTTGAGCATAG GGAAAGTTATCTTGCCTCACTACaaaactgtatttttgggaGTTTCTGGGTCATCCATCTCCACAGTGGCTTATGGAATCCTTATTGGGCAAAG AATACCATCTATGCGGGGCACCCTTCAACCTTCACCAACGCCATGGACGTCCATGCCCTACAAAGAGTATTGGCGCCTCTGTCATGATTCACTTATTGCATGCTTCAGATGA
- the LOC108323293 gene encoding N-acetylglucosaminyl-phosphatidylinositol biosynthetic protein gpi1 isoform X3 — protein sequence MGKFCHNMMFTYVIIYETPAFGAHHFSLCHLSSSNEQAKVSVKHPKWVEKLHDKQQFIDLDTVILAINCTAAAKRTFETHLVPRSSSRLSIFPVLVVIGHLFSKFLASFSTMLYIVLQFFQTHFNNESEPWMYVTSANVFKKTAWINMQIRCQILYWPIVLQKNALRSESCVEYVEKAAMHRHSMWSTLVVDILLGNLVGWTFLYHREPVCLSVLNFMHGFSTFLRSGCVWLMGNPAGFKLNAELAGVLGMVSLNAVQIWSTLWIFVGFVFNYIIQGLSVLGILCGFTVPAALIIDMIALATLHVSTLHWFISLIYSSQIQALAALWRLFRGRKWNPLRRRLDSFDYTVKQHIVGSLLFTPLLLLLPTTSVFYIFFSIVDTTINLICLLIEVSISIIHTTPYTKIFLWLVRRGRFPSGIWLEIIGCQSNSTVSAPSIDFTDEMTLPKDFNREKSSILVSVLHSNYLSIGKVILPHYKTVFLGVSGSSISTVAYGILIGQRIPSMRGTLQPSPTPWTSMPYKEYWRLCHDSLIACFR from the exons ATGGGCAAATTCTGTCACAATATGATGTTCACGTAT GTCATAATTTATGAAACACCTGCTTTTGGTGCTCATCATTTCTCATTATGTCATTTGAGTTCGTCGAATGAGCAAGCTAAAGTTTCTGTTAAACATCCTAAGTGGGTCGAGAAGCTTCATGATAAGCAGCAATTCATTGATTTG GATACAGTTATTCTGGCAATTAATTGCACAGCTGCTGCTAAAAGAACTTTTGAGACACACCTGGTCCCAAGATCCTCAAGCCGGCTCTCGATATTTCCTGT GCTTGTTGTCATAGGGCATCTGTTTTCCAAGTTTTTGGCTTCGTTCTCCACCATGCTTTATATTGTTCTCCAGTTTTTCCAAACGCATTTTAATAATGAATCCGAACCGTGGATGTATGTGACATCAGCAAATGTATTCAAGAAAACTGCTTGGATAAATATGCAAATCCGCTGTCAGATATTATATTGGCCAATCGTTCTTCAGAAGAATGCCCTCag GTCTGAGTCATGTGTTGAATATGTAGAGAAAGCTGCAATGCATAGGCATTCTATGTGGTCAACTTTGGTTGTTGATATTCTCCTTGGAAACTTGGTTGGCTGGACATTTTTATATCACAGAGAACCAGTTTGCCTTTCAGTTTTGAATTTCATGCATGGATTTTCAACGTTTTTGCGCTCTGGATGTGTGTGGTTAATGGGAAACCCTGCAGGATTCAAATTGAATGCTGAGCTGGCTGGAGTACTTGGCATGGTTTCTTTGAATGCAGTCCAGATATGGTCAACACTCTGGATCTTTGTGGGTTTCgtctttaattatattattcaagGGCTTTCTGTTTTAGGAATCCTTTGTGGATTTACTGTACCTGCCGCTTTGATCATAGACATGATTGCTCTTGCAACTCTTCATGTTTCAACTCTACATTGGTTCATTTCACTTATATATTCATCACAGATACAGGCATTGGCAGCCTTGTGGCGGCTTTTCAG GGGTCGAAAATGGAATCCTCTGAGGCGGAGGTTGGATAGCTTTGATTATACAGTGAAGCAACATATTGTTGGATCTCTATTATTTACGCCACTTTTACTTCTTTTACCAACTACTTCCGTTTTCTATATATTCTTTAGTATCGTGGACACAACCATTAACCTTATCTGTCTACTGATTGAAGTATCTATTTCGATTATTCATACTACCCCTTATACTAAGATATTTCTTTGGTTGGTGAGGCGAGGAAGATTCCCTTCTGGAATATGGCTTGAAATTATCGGTTGTCAGAGTAATAGTACCGTTTCTGCACCAAGTATTGATTTTACGGATGAAATGACCTTACCCAAGGATTTCAATAGAGAAAAATCTAGTATTCTAGTTTCAGTTCTCCACAGCAACTACTTGAGCATAG GGAAAGTTATCTTGCCTCACTACaaaactgtatttttgggaGTTTCTGGGTCATCCATCTCCACAGTGGCTTATGGAATCCTTATTGGGCAAAG AATACCATCTATGCGGGGCACCCTTCAACCTTCACCAACGCCATGGACGTCCATGCCCTACAAAGAGTATTGGCGCCTCTGTCATGATTCACTTATTGCATGCTTCAGATGA
- the LOC108323293 gene encoding N-acetylglucosaminyl-phosphatidylinositol biosynthetic protein gpi1 isoform X2, with product MPSFLEDKSKFSVLGLSVTDPTASNSLMNEMEYDKKKLSEYGNALEEGSTDTKNYCRSCRCFQLDCSLRKSRQYVLGKSNWVLLTFDSPEHSDLGLQRLPNLDHIHWNGQILSQYDVHVIIYETPAFGAHHFSLCHLSSSNEQAKVSVKHPKWVEKLHDKQQFIDLDTVILAINCTAAAKRTFETHLVPRSSSRLSIFPVLVVIGHLFSKFLASFSTMLYIVLQFFQTHFNNESEPWMYVTSANVFKKTAWINMQIRCQILYWPIVLQKNALRSESCVEYVEKAAMHRHSMWSTLVVDILLGNLVGWTFLYHREPVCLSVLNFMHGFSTFLRSGCVWLMGNPAGFKLNAELAGVLGMVSLNAVQIWSTLWIFVGFVFNYIIQGLSVLGILCGFTVPAALIIDMIALATLHVSTLHWFISLIYSSQIQALAALWRLFRGRKWNPLRRRLDSFDYTVKQHIVGSLLFTPLLLLLPTTSVFYIFFSIVDTTINLICLLIEVSISIIHTTPYTKIFLWLVRRGRFPSGIWLEIIGCQSNSTVSAPSIDFTDEMTLPKDFNREKSSILVSVLHSNYLSIGKVILPHYKTVFLGVSGSSISTVAYGILIGQRIPSMRGTLQPSPTPWTSMPYKEYWRLCHDSLIACFR from the exons ATGCCTTCATTTCTTGAGGATAAGTCCAAGTTCTCTGTACTTGGCCTGTCTGTCACTGACCCTACTGCTAGTAATAGTTTGATGAATGAGATGGAGTATGACAAAAAGAAGTTATCTGAGTATGGCAATGCATTGGAAGAGGGAAGTACAGATACAAAGAATTACTGTAGGAGTTGCCGTTGCTTCCAGTTAGATTGTTCATTGAGGAAAAGTAGACAATATGTTCTTGGAAAAAGTAACTGGGTCCTGCTCACATTTGATTCTCCTGAGCATAGTGATCTAGGACTGCAAAGGCTTCCGAATCTGGACCACATTCATTGGAATGGGCAAATTCTGTCACAATATGATGTTCAC GTCATAATTTATGAAACACCTGCTTTTGGTGCTCATCATTTCTCATTATGTCATTTGAGTTCGTCGAATGAGCAAGCTAAAGTTTCTGTTAAACATCCTAAGTGGGTCGAGAAGCTTCATGATAAGCAGCAATTCATTGATTTG GATACAGTTATTCTGGCAATTAATTGCACAGCTGCTGCTAAAAGAACTTTTGAGACACACCTGGTCCCAAGATCCTCAAGCCGGCTCTCGATATTTCCTGT GCTTGTTGTCATAGGGCATCTGTTTTCCAAGTTTTTGGCTTCGTTCTCCACCATGCTTTATATTGTTCTCCAGTTTTTCCAAACGCATTTTAATAATGAATCCGAACCGTGGATGTATGTGACATCAGCAAATGTATTCAAGAAAACTGCTTGGATAAATATGCAAATCCGCTGTCAGATATTATATTGGCCAATCGTTCTTCAGAAGAATGCCCTCag GTCTGAGTCATGTGTTGAATATGTAGAGAAAGCTGCAATGCATAGGCATTCTATGTGGTCAACTTTGGTTGTTGATATTCTCCTTGGAAACTTGGTTGGCTGGACATTTTTATATCACAGAGAACCAGTTTGCCTTTCAGTTTTGAATTTCATGCATGGATTTTCAACGTTTTTGCGCTCTGGATGTGTGTGGTTAATGGGAAACCCTGCAGGATTCAAATTGAATGCTGAGCTGGCTGGAGTACTTGGCATGGTTTCTTTGAATGCAGTCCAGATATGGTCAACACTCTGGATCTTTGTGGGTTTCgtctttaattatattattcaagGGCTTTCTGTTTTAGGAATCCTTTGTGGATTTACTGTACCTGCCGCTTTGATCATAGACATGATTGCTCTTGCAACTCTTCATGTTTCAACTCTACATTGGTTCATTTCACTTATATATTCATCACAGATACAGGCATTGGCAGCCTTGTGGCGGCTTTTCAG GGGTCGAAAATGGAATCCTCTGAGGCGGAGGTTGGATAGCTTTGATTATACAGTGAAGCAACATATTGTTGGATCTCTATTATTTACGCCACTTTTACTTCTTTTACCAACTACTTCCGTTTTCTATATATTCTTTAGTATCGTGGACACAACCATTAACCTTATCTGTCTACTGATTGAAGTATCTATTTCGATTATTCATACTACCCCTTATACTAAGATATTTCTTTGGTTGGTGAGGCGAGGAAGATTCCCTTCTGGAATATGGCTTGAAATTATCGGTTGTCAGAGTAATAGTACCGTTTCTGCACCAAGTATTGATTTTACGGATGAAATGACCTTACCCAAGGATTTCAATAGAGAAAAATCTAGTATTCTAGTTTCAGTTCTCCACAGCAACTACTTGAGCATAG GGAAAGTTATCTTGCCTCACTACaaaactgtatttttgggaGTTTCTGGGTCATCCATCTCCACAGTGGCTTATGGAATCCTTATTGGGCAAAG AATACCATCTATGCGGGGCACCCTTCAACCTTCACCAACGCCATGGACGTCCATGCCCTACAAAGAGTATTGGCGCCTCTGTCATGATTCACTTATTGCATGCTTCAGATGA